Proteins encoded by one window of Vigna radiata var. radiata cultivar VC1973A chromosome 5, Vradiata_ver6, whole genome shotgun sequence:
- the LOC106759658 gene encoding tryptophan--tRNA ligase, chloroplastic/mitochondrial encodes MSVSHFAVLSCCRPLFVPSLSRASTLRSRICCCSTLTATSTETPTPITVKKRVVSGVQPTGSIHLGNYFGAIKNWVALQNVYETLFFIVDLHAITLPYDTQQLSKATRSTAAIYLACGVDPSKASVFAQSHVRAHVELMWLLSSTTPIGWLNKMIQFKEKSRKAGDEEVGVALLTYPVLMASDILLYQSDLVPVGEDQKQHLELTRDLAERVNNLYGGRKWKKLGGRGGNIFKVPEPLIPPAGARIMSLTDGLSKMSKSAPSDQSRINILDPKDLIANKIKRCKTDSFPSLEFDNSERPECNNLLSIYQLVSGKAKEEVVQECQNMNWGTFKTLLTDALIDHLHPIQVRYEEIMSDSGYLDEVLAKGARNAAEIADTTLDNVYQAMGFLRRQ; translated from the exons ATGAGCGTTTCGCATTTCGCTGTTCTGTCGTGTTGTCGTCCACTTTTCGTCCCTTCACT GTCCCGTGCTTCAACGCTTCGTTCTCGCATATGCTGTTGTTCTACTCTCACTGCTACCTCCACAGAGACTCCAACTCCAATCACCGTAAA GAAACGAGTAGTGTCGGGGGTTCAGCCCACGGGCTCAATTCACCTTGGAAACTATTTTGGAGCTATCAAGAATTGGGTTGCCCTTCAG AATGTATATGAAACACTTTTCTTCATTGTGGACCTGCACGCG ATTACATTACCATACGACACCCAACAATTATCTAAGGCTACAAGGTCAACTGCTGCTATTTACCTAGCATGTGGAGTAGATCCTTCCAAG GCCTCAGTATTCGCACAGTCTCATGTTCGCGCACATGTAGAATTGATGTGGCTGCTAAGTTCCACAACACCGATTGGTTGGCTGAACAAGATGATACAGTTTAAAGAGAAATCTCGCAAGGCG GGAGATGAAGAAGTGGGGGTTGCTCTTTTGACTTATCCTGTTCTGATGGCTTCTGATATACTTCTATATCAG TCTGATCTTGTCCCTGTCGGTGAAGATCAAAAGCAGCATTTGGAGTTGACTCGAGACTTAGCTGAGCGGGTTAATAATTTATATGGAGGGAGAAAGTGGAAGAAATTAGGGGG CCGAGGTGGTAATATATTTAAG GTTCCAGAGCCCCTTATACCTCCAGCTGGTGCCAGGATAATGTCGCTTACGGATGGCCTGTCCAAG ATGTCAAAGTCTGCACCTTCTGATCAATCCAGAATCAACATTCTTGATCCTAAAGAT ctTATAGCAAACAAGATCAAACGTTGCAAAACTGATTCATTTCCAAG CTTGGAATTTGACAACTCTGAGAGGCCTGAATGTAACAATCTTCTTTCCATATACCAGCTTGTTTCAGGAAAGGCGAAAGAG GAAGTTGTTCAGGAATGCCAAAATATGAACTGGGGAACTTTCAAAACCCTTTTGACAGATGCCTTGATTGATCACTTACATCCCATTCAG GTTCGCTATGAGGAAATCATGTCCGATTCAGGTTATTTAGATGAAGTATTGGCAAAAGGTGCTAGAAATGCAGCAGAAATAGCAGATACCACACTTGATAATGTTTATCAAGCAATGGGATTTTTAAGGAGACAGTGA
- the LOC106760377 gene encoding pseudo histidine-containing phosphotransfer protein 5, whose product MDKTKLREQALFIRTSLFDQGFLDEQFIELEELQDDANPNFVEEIVTLFYSDSVRLIYNIERGLMTNPPNFTKLDDFMHQFKGSCSSIGAKKVKTECSRFSEYCEAENFEG is encoded by the exons ATGGACAAGACTAAGTTGAGAGAACAAGCCCTCTTCATACGAACTTCACTCTTTGATCAg GGATTCCTTGACGAGCAATTCATTGAGTTAGAAGAACTGCAAGACGATGCTAATCCCAATTTTGTTGAAGAAATTGTGACCCTTTTCTACAGTGACTCTGTAAGACTGATCTACAACATAGAAAGAGGACT GATGACTAACCCTCCAAATTTCACCAAGCTAGATGATTTCATGCATCAATTCAAGGGTAGTTGCTCAAG CATTGGAGCAAAGAAGGTGAAGACTGAATGTAGCAGATTCAGTGAATACTGCGAAGCAGAAAACTTTGAGGGGTAA